From the genome of Vitis riparia cultivar Riparia Gloire de Montpellier isolate 1030 chromosome 2, EGFV_Vit.rip_1.0, whole genome shotgun sequence, one region includes:
- the LOC117931947 gene encoding uncharacterized protein LOC117931947 isoform X2 has protein sequence MKCRSVACIWSGAPPYHRITAAAVLTRPPTLYTGGSDGSIVWWNLSGTDSDPEIKPIAMLCGHAAPLADLGICFPIVDNSSNVKVKSIPADHGALISACTDGVLCTWSRGSGHCRRRRKMPPWVGSPSMIRALPTNPRYVCIACSFMDAVHLFDQHSVDLVEGGEASLDRESQYRKPPKCTVVIVDSYSLTIVQTVFHGNLSIGPLKFMAVILSPENCEMQSALMVDPYGKLQSVPILKDPTLGGESGAGLHKSSSHLDTTIWEDGLSEGGPVVSIATHGQFFVLVYRTCCIFRLLASGTAIGKISFVDNHLCFEDGSTHLHIVGGMFLEGNDASSMPRSEDPCDITEENFIVWNDRGSAIVYSVSYLDNLFNFQPLCEIPAVSHPHDARLSISFIQLNHYLFRIESACFHIEEPLLWKPLVTIWSLYQQHDDNRKLCPQCKMVGRGGLFTDSVVGFASFHKSEGHGHDVGIEPTGRETELTSQKSTIPSLEKMNNICRDDEKYSFVRKEQVVSSSMVISENFHTPYAVVYGFYSGEIEVARFDTFFQLLESHGQSPCVEVDSHASKQYFLGHTGAVLCLAAHRMVGNSNGWNFNHVLVSGSMDCTIRVWDLDTSNLITVMHQHVASVRQIILCPPRTDRPWSDCFLSVGEDFCVALTSLETLRVERMFPGHPSYPAKVVWDGARGYIACLCQNYSGTSDAVDVLFIWDMKTGVRERVLRGTASHSMFDNFCKGININSISGSVLNGDTSASSLLLPIIEDASLFQSHFKHSVKGITLSNTITTNVSEPSTSQAHVNEGSSMKLISTSSSVFQGYKHPVKCSCPFPGIATLSFDLASLMSHCLKHEFIGNGGDKQENTHMREPGTETLKPHHMTADDGSDLNGTLNNTIEGHDWISSLERYLLQFSLSFLHLWDVDSELDKLLITDMKLEGPQKFIVSPGFQGDKGSLTLTFPGLGASLELLKSSSEFCAMRSLTMVSLAQRIVSLSHSSSAGCSALAAFYTRHFAEKIPDIKPPSLQLLVSFWQDESEHVRMAARSLFHCAAARAIPPPLCSRKAIDHTKLMISTNSKRANEDGSSNKENAYRDGLNSDTPPETPGDSQVEECKILAWLESFEEQDWISCVGGTSQDAMTSHIIVAAALAIWYPSLVKQNLAMLTVHPLMKLVMAMNEKYSSTAAELLAEGMESTWKECIGSEIPRLVGDIFFQIECVSGTSGNSAAQNPAIPVTIRETLVGVLLPSLAMADIPGFLSVIESQIWSTASDSPVHLVSLMTLIRVVRGSPRNLIQSLDKVVNFILQTMDPGNSVMRRTCLQSSMTALKEVVRVFPMVAQNDSSTRLAVGDAIGEINNASIRIYDLQRG, from the exons ATGAAGTGCCGATCCGTAGCGTGCATCTGGTCCGGTGCTCCGCCGTACCACAGAATAACTGCCGCCGCAGTATTGACCAGGCCGCCGACTCTCTACACCGGCGGATCCGATGGCTCAATCGTCTGGTGGAATCTATCCGGCACCGATTCCGACCCG GAAATTAAACCAATTGCTATGTTGTGTGGTCATGCTGCACCCCTAGCTGATCTCGGCATTTGTTTTCCTATTGTGGACAATTCAAGTAATGTGAAAGTAAAGTCTATTCCAGCTGATCATGGCGCTTTAATAAGTGCATGTACTGATGGTGTGCTGTGCACATGGAGCAGAGGGAGTGGACATTGCAGGCGCAGAAGGAAAATGCCACCTTGGGTGGGCAGTCCATCCATGATTCGAGCATTGCCTACCAACCCAAGATATGTATGTATTGCCTGTAGTTTCATGGATGCTGTCCATTTATTTGACCAACATTCTGTTGATTTGGTTGAAGGGGGTGAGGCTTCCTTGGATAGAGAGTCTCAATATAGAAAACCCCCAAAATGCACTGTAGTTATTGTAGATTCATATAGCCTTACTATTGTCCAAACTGTTTTTCATGGGAATTTGTCTATTGGGCCATTGAAGTTCATGGCTGTAATTTTGTCCCCTGAGAATTGTGAGATGCAATCCGCCCTCATGGTTGATCCATATGGTAAGCTGCAGTCGGTTCCTATACTAAAGGACCCCACCTTAGGCGGGGAGAGTGGGGCTGGTTTGCATAAAAGTTCTTCTCATTTGGATACAACTATCTGGGAAGATGGATTGAGTGAGGGGGGTCCGGTGGTGTCAATTGCAACCCATggacagttttttgttcttgtcTATAGAACCTGTTGTATATTTAGGCTATTGGCTAGTGGAACTGCAATTGGAAAGATTTCTTTTGTGGATAATCACCTCTGTTTCGAAGATGGTTCAACTCACTTGCACATTGTAGGGGGCATGTTTCTTGAAGGTAATGATGCTAGTAGTATGCCGAGGTCAGAAGATCCCTGTGACATAACtgaagaaaattttattgtGTGGAATGATAGAGGTTCAGCTATTGTGTATTCTGTATCATATTTGgacaatttatttaattttcagcCTCTTTGTGAGATCCCTGCTGTTTCCCATCCCCATGATGCAAGGCTATCGATATCTTTCATCCAATTGAACCATTATCTTTTTCGAATTGAATCCGCTTGCTTTCACATTGAGGAACCTTTGCTGTGGAAACCTCTTGTTACAATCTGGTCTCTATATCAACAACATGATGACAATAGAAAGTTGTGTCCTCAATGCAAAATGGTTGGAAGAGGTGGTCTTTTTACAGACTCGGTTGTGGGCTTTGCTTCTTTTCATAAATCTGAGGGTCATGGGCATGATGTTGGTATAGAACCCACAGGCAGGGAGACTGAGTTAACTTCCCAGAAAAGTACAATTCCAAGTctagaaaaaatgaataatatttgcagagatgatgaaaaatataGTTTTGTGCGGAAGGAGCAGGTTGTATCTTCTTCCATGGTTATCTCTGAAAACTTCCATACACCATATGCTGTTGTGTATGGCTTCTATAGTGGTGAAATAGAAGTTGCTCGATTTGATACATTTTTCCAACTACTAGAGTCACATGGTCAAAGTCCATGTGTTGAAGTGGATTCACATGCatcaaaacaatattttttggGACATACTGGTGCTGTACTATGTTTGGCTGCACATCGAATGGTGGGCAACTCCAATGGATGGAATTTTAATCATGTTTTAGTATCAGGAAGCATGGACTGCACGATTCGTGTATGGGATCTTGATACTAGCAATCTCATTACAGTGATGCACCAACACGTAGCTTCAGTACGCCAAATAATCCTTTGCCCACCTAGGACTGACCGTCCATGGAGTGATTGCTTTCTGTCTGTTGGGGAGGACTTTTGTGTTGCTCTCACTTCTCTTGAGACTTTGCGGGTGGAGAGGATGTTTCCTGGACACCCTAGCTATCCTGCAAAAGTTGTGTGGGATGGTGCTAGAGGTTATATCGCATGTCTCTGCCAGAACTATTCAGGGACATCTGATGCAGTAGATGTTTTGTTCATTTGGGACATGAAGACAGGTGTCCGAGAGCGCGTTCTTCGTGGGACAGCATCCCATTCAATGTTCGATAATTTTTGCAAAGGAATCAACATCAATTCCATTTCCGGCAGTGTATTGAATGGAGATACTTCAGCTTCCTCGTTACTTCTTCCAATAATTGAAGATGCAAGCTTGTTTCAATCTCATTTTAAACATTCAGTGAAGGGGATCACTTTGTCAAATACAATTACGACAAATGTATCTGAGCCCAGTACTTCCCAAGCACATGTTAATGAAGGAAGCTCTATGAAACTAATATCCACTTCATCATCAGTTTTTCAAGGCTACAAGCATCCCGTCAAATGCTCTTGTCCATTCCCTGGAATTGCTACTCTGAGTTTTGACCTTGCATCCTTGATGTCTCATTGTCTGAAGCATGAGTTCATAGGAAATGGTGGTGATAAGCAAGAGAATACCCATATGAGAGAACCGGGAACTGAGACACTGAAACCCCATCACATGACTGCAGATGATGGGTCTGATTTAAATGGGACCTTGAACAATACTATAGAAGGGCATGACTGGATTAGTTCACTTGAAAGATACTTACTCCAATTCTCCTTGTCCTTTTTGCACTTGTGGGATGTAGATTCTGAGCTTGATAAGTTGCTAATAACTGACATGAAGTTAGAGGGACCACAGAAATTTATTGTATCCCCTGGTTTCCAAGGGGACAAAGGTTCATTGACTTTGACATTCCCTGGTTTGGGTGCTAGCCTCGAG CTTTTGAAATCATCGTCAGAGTTTTGTGCGATGAGGTCACTAACAATGGTGTCCCTTGCCCAACGCATAGTTAGCTTGTCTCACTCTAGTTCAGCAGGCTGCAG TGCTTTAGCAGCATTCTATACTCGGCATTTTGCAGAGAAAATTCCTGATATAAAACCACCTTCACTCCAG CTTTTGGTGAGTTTTTGGCAAGATGAAAGTGAACATGTACGTATGGCTGCACGCTCTTTATTTCATTGTGCTGCTGCACGGGCTATTCCACCTCCCCTATGTAGTCGAAAAGCAATTGACCATACAAAACTTATGATCTCCACCAATAGCAAGAGGGCAAATGAAGATGGAAgttcaaacaaagaaaatgcataTAGGGATGGTCTGAATTCTGATACACCCCCTGAAACACCAGGGGATTCTCAGGTTGAGGAATGTAAAATACTTGCATGGCTAGAATCATTTGAAGAGCAAGATTGGATTTCTTGTGTTGGGGGAACAAGCCAAGATGCAATGACATCTCATATTATCGTGGCAGCGGCACTGGCAATTTGGTATCCTAGCCTTGTTAAGCAAAATCTTGCTATGCTGACTGTTCATCCATTAATGAAGTTGGTTATGGCCATGAATGAGAAATATAGTTCCACAGCAGCAGAGCTCCTGGCAGAAGGTATGGAGAGTACATGGAAGGAGTGCATTGGTTCTGAAATACCTCGTCTGGTTGGGGATATATTCTTCCAAATAGAGTGTGTAAGTGGTACATCTGGCAATTCTGCAGCTCAAAATCCTGCTATCCCTGTCACTATTCGGGAGACTTTGGTTGGGGTTCTTCTTCCAAGCTTAGCCATGGCTGATATACCAGGGTTTCTAAGTGTAATAGAGAGCCAAATTTGGTCTACTGCATCTGATTCACCCGTTCATTTAGTATCCCTCATGACTCTCATCAGGGTTGTGCGTGGTTCTCCAAGAAACTTAATTCAGTCCCTTGATAAG GTGGTTAACTTCATTTTACAAACTATGGACCCTGGAAATTCAGTCATGCGCAGGACTTGCCTTCAAAGTTCAATGACAGCACTGAAAGAAGTTGTTCGTGTATTCCCTATGGTAGCACAGAATGACTCTTCAACACGTCTGGCTGTTGGGGATGCAATTGGAGAGATTAATAATGCTAGCATTCGGATATATGACTTGCAAAG GGGCTAG
- the LOC117931947 gene encoding uncharacterized protein LOC117931947 isoform X3: MKCRSVACIWSGAPPYHRITAAAVLTRPPTLYTGGSDGSIVWWNLSGTDSDPEIKPIAMLCGHAAPLADLGICFPIVDNSSNVKVKSIPADHGALISACTDGVLCTWSRGSGHCRRRRKMPPWVGSPSMIRALPTNPRYVCIACSFMDAVHLFDQHSVDLVEGGEASLDRESQYRKPPKCTVVIVDSYSLTIVQTVFHGNLSIGPLKFMAVILSPENCEMQSALMVDPYGKLQSVPILKDPTLGGESGAGLHKSSSHLDTTIWEDGLSEGGPVVSIATHGQFFVLVYRTCCIFRLLASGTAIGKISFVDNHLCFEDGSTHLHIVGGMFLEGNDASSMPRSEDPCDITEENFIVWNDRGSAIVYSVSYLDNLFNFQPLCEIPAVSHPHDARLSISFIQLNHYLFRIESACFHIEEPLLWKPLVTIWSLYQQHDDNRKLCPQCKMVGRGGLFTDSVVGFASFHKSEGHGHDVGIEPTGRETELTSQKSTIPSLEKMNNICRDDEKYSFVRKEQVVSSSMVISENFHTPYAVVYGFYSGEIEVARFDTFFQLLESHGQSPCVEVDSHASKQYFLGHTGAVLCLAAHRMVGNSNGWNFNHVLVSGSMDCTIRVWDLDTSNLITVMHQHVASVRQIILCPPRTDRPWSDCFLSVGEDFCVALTSLETLRVERMFPGHPSYPAKVVWDGARGYIACLCQNYSGTSDAVDVLFIWDMKTGVRERVLRGTASHSMFDNFCKGININSISGSVLNGDTSASSLLLPIIEDASLFQSHFKHSVKGITLSNTITTNVSEPSTSQAHVNEGSSMKLISTSSSVFQGYKHPVKCSCPFPGIATLSFDLASLMSHCLKHEFIGNGGDKQENTHMREPGTETLKPHHMTADDGSDLNGTLNNTIEGHDWISSLERYLLQFSLSFLHLWDVDSELDKLLITDMKLEGPQKFIVSPGFQGDKGSLTLTFPGLGASLELLKSSSEFCAMRSLTMVSLAQRIVSLSHSSSAGCSALAAFYTRHFAEKIPDIKPPSLQLLVSFWQDESEHVRMAARSLFHCAAARAIPPPLCSRKAIDHTKLMISTNSKRANEDGSSNKENAYRDGLNSDTPPETPGDSQVEECKILAWLESFEEQDWISCVGGTSQDAMTSHIIVAAALAIWYPSLVKQNLAMLTVHPLMKLVMAMNEKYSSTAAELLAEGMESTWKECIGSEIPRLVGDIFFQIECVSGTSGNSAAQNPAIPVTIRETLVGVLLPSLAMADIPGFLSVIESQIWSTASDSPVHLVSLMTLIRVVRGSPRNLIQSLDKICRWLTSFYKLWTLEIQSCAGLAFKVQ; the protein is encoded by the exons ATGAAGTGCCGATCCGTAGCGTGCATCTGGTCCGGTGCTCCGCCGTACCACAGAATAACTGCCGCCGCAGTATTGACCAGGCCGCCGACTCTCTACACCGGCGGATCCGATGGCTCAATCGTCTGGTGGAATCTATCCGGCACCGATTCCGACCCG GAAATTAAACCAATTGCTATGTTGTGTGGTCATGCTGCACCCCTAGCTGATCTCGGCATTTGTTTTCCTATTGTGGACAATTCAAGTAATGTGAAAGTAAAGTCTATTCCAGCTGATCATGGCGCTTTAATAAGTGCATGTACTGATGGTGTGCTGTGCACATGGAGCAGAGGGAGTGGACATTGCAGGCGCAGAAGGAAAATGCCACCTTGGGTGGGCAGTCCATCCATGATTCGAGCATTGCCTACCAACCCAAGATATGTATGTATTGCCTGTAGTTTCATGGATGCTGTCCATTTATTTGACCAACATTCTGTTGATTTGGTTGAAGGGGGTGAGGCTTCCTTGGATAGAGAGTCTCAATATAGAAAACCCCCAAAATGCACTGTAGTTATTGTAGATTCATATAGCCTTACTATTGTCCAAACTGTTTTTCATGGGAATTTGTCTATTGGGCCATTGAAGTTCATGGCTGTAATTTTGTCCCCTGAGAATTGTGAGATGCAATCCGCCCTCATGGTTGATCCATATGGTAAGCTGCAGTCGGTTCCTATACTAAAGGACCCCACCTTAGGCGGGGAGAGTGGGGCTGGTTTGCATAAAAGTTCTTCTCATTTGGATACAACTATCTGGGAAGATGGATTGAGTGAGGGGGGTCCGGTGGTGTCAATTGCAACCCATggacagttttttgttcttgtcTATAGAACCTGTTGTATATTTAGGCTATTGGCTAGTGGAACTGCAATTGGAAAGATTTCTTTTGTGGATAATCACCTCTGTTTCGAAGATGGTTCAACTCACTTGCACATTGTAGGGGGCATGTTTCTTGAAGGTAATGATGCTAGTAGTATGCCGAGGTCAGAAGATCCCTGTGACATAACtgaagaaaattttattgtGTGGAATGATAGAGGTTCAGCTATTGTGTATTCTGTATCATATTTGgacaatttatttaattttcagcCTCTTTGTGAGATCCCTGCTGTTTCCCATCCCCATGATGCAAGGCTATCGATATCTTTCATCCAATTGAACCATTATCTTTTTCGAATTGAATCCGCTTGCTTTCACATTGAGGAACCTTTGCTGTGGAAACCTCTTGTTACAATCTGGTCTCTATATCAACAACATGATGACAATAGAAAGTTGTGTCCTCAATGCAAAATGGTTGGAAGAGGTGGTCTTTTTACAGACTCGGTTGTGGGCTTTGCTTCTTTTCATAAATCTGAGGGTCATGGGCATGATGTTGGTATAGAACCCACAGGCAGGGAGACTGAGTTAACTTCCCAGAAAAGTACAATTCCAAGTctagaaaaaatgaataatatttgcagagatgatgaaaaatataGTTTTGTGCGGAAGGAGCAGGTTGTATCTTCTTCCATGGTTATCTCTGAAAACTTCCATACACCATATGCTGTTGTGTATGGCTTCTATAGTGGTGAAATAGAAGTTGCTCGATTTGATACATTTTTCCAACTACTAGAGTCACATGGTCAAAGTCCATGTGTTGAAGTGGATTCACATGCatcaaaacaatattttttggGACATACTGGTGCTGTACTATGTTTGGCTGCACATCGAATGGTGGGCAACTCCAATGGATGGAATTTTAATCATGTTTTAGTATCAGGAAGCATGGACTGCACGATTCGTGTATGGGATCTTGATACTAGCAATCTCATTACAGTGATGCACCAACACGTAGCTTCAGTACGCCAAATAATCCTTTGCCCACCTAGGACTGACCGTCCATGGAGTGATTGCTTTCTGTCTGTTGGGGAGGACTTTTGTGTTGCTCTCACTTCTCTTGAGACTTTGCGGGTGGAGAGGATGTTTCCTGGACACCCTAGCTATCCTGCAAAAGTTGTGTGGGATGGTGCTAGAGGTTATATCGCATGTCTCTGCCAGAACTATTCAGGGACATCTGATGCAGTAGATGTTTTGTTCATTTGGGACATGAAGACAGGTGTCCGAGAGCGCGTTCTTCGTGGGACAGCATCCCATTCAATGTTCGATAATTTTTGCAAAGGAATCAACATCAATTCCATTTCCGGCAGTGTATTGAATGGAGATACTTCAGCTTCCTCGTTACTTCTTCCAATAATTGAAGATGCAAGCTTGTTTCAATCTCATTTTAAACATTCAGTGAAGGGGATCACTTTGTCAAATACAATTACGACAAATGTATCTGAGCCCAGTACTTCCCAAGCACATGTTAATGAAGGAAGCTCTATGAAACTAATATCCACTTCATCATCAGTTTTTCAAGGCTACAAGCATCCCGTCAAATGCTCTTGTCCATTCCCTGGAATTGCTACTCTGAGTTTTGACCTTGCATCCTTGATGTCTCATTGTCTGAAGCATGAGTTCATAGGAAATGGTGGTGATAAGCAAGAGAATACCCATATGAGAGAACCGGGAACTGAGACACTGAAACCCCATCACATGACTGCAGATGATGGGTCTGATTTAAATGGGACCTTGAACAATACTATAGAAGGGCATGACTGGATTAGTTCACTTGAAAGATACTTACTCCAATTCTCCTTGTCCTTTTTGCACTTGTGGGATGTAGATTCTGAGCTTGATAAGTTGCTAATAACTGACATGAAGTTAGAGGGACCACAGAAATTTATTGTATCCCCTGGTTTCCAAGGGGACAAAGGTTCATTGACTTTGACATTCCCTGGTTTGGGTGCTAGCCTCGAG CTTTTGAAATCATCGTCAGAGTTTTGTGCGATGAGGTCACTAACAATGGTGTCCCTTGCCCAACGCATAGTTAGCTTGTCTCACTCTAGTTCAGCAGGCTGCAG TGCTTTAGCAGCATTCTATACTCGGCATTTTGCAGAGAAAATTCCTGATATAAAACCACCTTCACTCCAG CTTTTGGTGAGTTTTTGGCAAGATGAAAGTGAACATGTACGTATGGCTGCACGCTCTTTATTTCATTGTGCTGCTGCACGGGCTATTCCACCTCCCCTATGTAGTCGAAAAGCAATTGACCATACAAAACTTATGATCTCCACCAATAGCAAGAGGGCAAATGAAGATGGAAgttcaaacaaagaaaatgcataTAGGGATGGTCTGAATTCTGATACACCCCCTGAAACACCAGGGGATTCTCAGGTTGAGGAATGTAAAATACTTGCATGGCTAGAATCATTTGAAGAGCAAGATTGGATTTCTTGTGTTGGGGGAACAAGCCAAGATGCAATGACATCTCATATTATCGTGGCAGCGGCACTGGCAATTTGGTATCCTAGCCTTGTTAAGCAAAATCTTGCTATGCTGACTGTTCATCCATTAATGAAGTTGGTTATGGCCATGAATGAGAAATATAGTTCCACAGCAGCAGAGCTCCTGGCAGAAGGTATGGAGAGTACATGGAAGGAGTGCATTGGTTCTGAAATACCTCGTCTGGTTGGGGATATATTCTTCCAAATAGAGTGTGTAAGTGGTACATCTGGCAATTCTGCAGCTCAAAATCCTGCTATCCCTGTCACTATTCGGGAGACTTTGGTTGGGGTTCTTCTTCCAAGCTTAGCCATGGCTGATATACCAGGGTTTCTAAGTGTAATAGAGAGCCAAATTTGGTCTACTGCATCTGATTCACCCGTTCATTTAGTATCCCTCATGACTCTCATCAGGGTTGTGCGTGGTTCTCCAAGAAACTTAATTCAGTCCCTTGATAAG ATATGCAGGTGGTTAACTTCATTTTACAAACTATGGACCCTGGAAATTCAGTCATGCGCAGGACTTGCCTTCAAAGTTCAATGA